Within the Arthrobacter sp. V1I7 genome, the region CACTGTTCAGCGATCTCGAATCCGGCGCGCGCCAAGTGCGGCCGCCAGTGCGGGTGCGGGTTCCATCCTGCCTGGTTCATCGCCTCATCTAAGTTGACCAGCGAAAACCCCGGAAACTCGCGGTTGGACCGACTGTAGTGAGACAAAATTTCCCGATTTGTCGCACTACAGTTGGCCTGTGGATCGCAGCGATAAGTAGCGGCGTTTTCGCAGCGCTAAATGTCACCCTTAGGGCCCGTTAGCCGATCCCGGAGAGGGCGCCCGCCCGAGCGTCTGCTTGATGAACGGTGTTCGCCCCAGGAGAGGCCGGAATCGGAGCCGTCTACCGCACCGCTGTGTTCTCGCGCCGTCATCGCTTGGATTCGGCCCGAGGCCGACCGCCGGTGCTCCTGATTGCCCCATCGCTTGTTCGATCGAGTCCCGGACTCTGGTGCTGTTCGGTCCGGCTCGATAGCGTGTAACGCATGGCCATCAAACTTGAGAACGTCGGCATTACGGTTCGCGACCTGGAAGCGACGATCGCCTTTTTCACCGACCTCGGCCTCACAGTCGTCGGCCGTGACACGGTCAGTGGCGAGTGGACCGACATCGCCGTCGGACTCGACGGCAATCATGCCAACATTGCGATGCTCCAAACACCAGACGGTCAAGGTCGCCTGGAGCTGTTCGAGTACATCCACCCCGAAGCTATCGAGTCGGGACCCACTCGCCCGAACGAGATCGGGATGCACCGCGTCGCCTTCTCAGTCGACGACATCGACAAAGCCCTTGAGATAGCCGCGAGGCACGGCTGCCGACCGCTACGCGGTGTGGCAACGTACGAGGACGTCTACAAGCTCACCTACGTCCGCGGTCCCAGCGGCATCCTTGTGATGCTCGCCGAGGAACTGAAGAAGAACTGACGGCCGGATCGCCGCTCGCCCTCGCCGCACCAACCATTCGGCAGCAGATCGGAGACGATCGTCGCGACCCGCTTCGTTGCCGCAAGCAAATCAGCCATCGCTCCGACGCCCGCGAGCCGGCCGCCCGCCGGGACATTCTGGCCTTCAGCCTTTCCAGCCTGCCCCACTTATCCCTGGCCGGCTCCATTCCCAAATGACCAGACCGAGAAAATGTCCGGCGAGGGCAGACAAACGGGACACGAACTGGATTAAGCCCTGACAGCTGCTGTCTCGAAAAGCAAGGCCGGCCAGGAACCTTTGGATGTGCAGCAGCATCGGCTTCGCATCTACACGGAAGACTGAGCCAGCGAGAGGAACGCCCATGCCCGCCAAGGACGAGAATGACGATTGACGCCGCTTCCTGTTCGCGGATCTCGGCGGGATTCCGCGGCACCTCCACCGATCCCGCCCGACACGCCGGCACTTCTTAGCACCAAGGAGCACCGGCGCTTCACGGAGTTTGCCACCGCGGTGCGCACCAACCGCCACATCGGCGTCTGCTACGGCCCGCCCGGCGTTGGCAAGACCCTTTCAGCACGCGTTCAGCACGCGGCTACGCCGGCGCGACGGAACGCGACGG harbors:
- a CDS encoding VOC family protein; its protein translation is MAIKLENVGITVRDLEATIAFFTDLGLTVVGRDTVSGEWTDIAVGLDGNHANIAMLQTPDGQGRLELFEYIHPEAIESGPTRPNEIGMHRVAFSVDDIDKALEIAARHGCRPLRGVATYEDVYKLTYVRGPSGILVMLAEELKKN